One part of the Burkholderia vietnamiensis LMG 10929 genome encodes these proteins:
- a CDS encoding GMC family oxidoreductase yields MSTDARGAADAPRGRDGRAPDPLRVGGWSPMRMFRDDEPVDFVIVGTGAGGGTLACRLAEHGYSVVALDAGAWWRPLEEFASDESHQRKLFWTDERICDGANPLTLGTNNSGRAIGGSTVHFAMVSLRFRPEWFRSRSALGYGVDWPLDWREMWRYYREVEQALKISGPVRYPWGPARPRYPYRAHELNAAALVLARGAEAMGIDWTPTPLATLSAPRGRAHPCVYRGFCIAGCATNAKQSALVTWIPRAVAAGAEVRDLAMALRIEAAGDRVTGVHYQRDGRTHFQRARNVVVAGYAIETPRLLLLSANGRHPQGLANSSGLVGRYLMAQLNQASWGTMDDEVRWYKGPPSLALTEHWNYADDGKDFFGGYCWMSQGPLPIEWARKLAARGLWGDALKREMARYNFQAGLKIVGETLPRADNRVTLADERDAFGLPVARVTYAYDDNDRRMIRHAFAQMDRSLEAAGARDIWHEDDDTCHLAGTARMGRDPATSVVDADCRSWDIPNLWICDGSVFPTVGGVNPSLTIQAIACRTADRIRTLVARGDAHARARWR; encoded by the coding sequence ATGAGCACTGACGCGCGCGGCGCCGCCGACGCACCGCGCGGCCGCGACGGCCGCGCGCCCGACCCGTTGCGGGTGGGCGGCTGGTCGCCGATGCGGATGTTCCGCGACGACGAGCCGGTCGACTTCGTGATCGTCGGCACCGGCGCGGGCGGCGGCACGCTCGCGTGCCGGCTCGCCGAGCACGGCTACTCGGTCGTCGCGCTCGATGCGGGCGCGTGGTGGCGGCCGCTGGAGGAATTCGCGTCCGACGAGTCGCACCAGCGCAAGCTGTTCTGGACCGACGAGCGCATCTGCGACGGCGCGAACCCGCTGACGCTCGGCACCAACAACAGCGGCCGCGCGATCGGCGGCAGCACCGTGCACTTCGCGATGGTGTCGCTGCGGTTCCGGCCCGAGTGGTTCCGCTCGCGCAGCGCGCTCGGCTACGGCGTCGACTGGCCGCTCGACTGGCGCGAGATGTGGCGTTACTACCGCGAGGTCGAGCAGGCGCTGAAGATCAGCGGGCCGGTCCGCTACCCGTGGGGGCCGGCGCGGCCTCGCTATCCGTACCGTGCGCACGAGCTGAACGCGGCCGCGCTGGTGCTCGCGCGCGGCGCGGAGGCCATGGGCATCGACTGGACGCCGACGCCGCTCGCGACGCTGTCCGCGCCGCGCGGCCGCGCGCATCCGTGCGTGTATCGCGGCTTCTGCATCGCCGGCTGCGCGACCAATGCGAAACAGAGCGCGCTCGTCACGTGGATACCGCGCGCGGTCGCGGCGGGCGCCGAAGTGCGCGATCTCGCGATGGCGCTGCGGATCGAGGCCGCGGGCGATCGGGTCACCGGCGTGCATTACCAGCGCGACGGCCGTACGCACTTCCAGCGCGCGCGCAACGTGGTCGTCGCCGGCTATGCGATCGAGACGCCGCGGCTGCTGTTGCTGTCCGCGAACGGCCGTCATCCGCAGGGGCTCGCGAACAGCTCGGGCCTCGTCGGCCGCTATCTGATGGCGCAGCTGAACCAGGCGTCGTGGGGGACGATGGACGACGAGGTGCGCTGGTACAAGGGCCCGCCGTCGCTCGCGCTCACCGAACACTGGAACTACGCGGACGACGGCAAGGACTTCTTCGGCGGCTACTGCTGGATGAGCCAGGGGCCGCTGCCGATCGAATGGGCGAGAAAGCTCGCTGCGCGCGGGCTGTGGGGCGACGCGCTGAAGCGCGAGATGGCGCGTTACAACTTCCAGGCTGGATTGAAGATCGTCGGCGAGACGCTGCCGCGCGCCGACAACCGCGTGACGCTCGCCGACGAGCGCGACGCGTTCGGGCTGCCGGTCGCGCGCGTCACCTATGCATACGACGACAACGACCGCAGGATGATCCGTCACGCGTTCGCGCAGATGGACCGCTCGCTGGAAGCCGCCGGCGCGCGCGACATCTGGCACGAGGACGACGACACCTGCCATCTCGCGGGCACCGCGCGGATGGGCCGCGATCCGGCCACGAGCGTCGTCGATGCCGACTGCCGCAGCTGGGACATCCCGAACCTGTGGATCTGCGACGGCTCGGTGTTTCCGACCGTCGGCGGCGTGAACCCGTCGCTGACGATCCAGGCGATCGCGTGCCGCACCGCCGATCGCATCCGCACGCTGGTGGCGCGCGGCGACGCGCATGCGCGTGCGCGCTGGCGATGA
- the copM gene encoding CopM family metallochaperone yields MHAAILRSTRPIWQRAACALLAVSAVASPAWGQLRPPASATTPDSSTAAYKRADRKMMDAMEGAPYTGDADRDFVSHMAPHHQGAIDMAQVELKYGKDPTLRKLASRIIAAQRDEIALMERWQKEHGATR; encoded by the coding sequence ATGCATGCAGCCATTCTCCGCAGCACCCGCCCGATCTGGCAGCGCGCCGCCTGCGCGCTGCTGGCCGTGTCCGCCGTCGCGTCGCCGGCATGGGGCCAGTTGCGTCCGCCCGCTTCGGCGACGACGCCCGATTCGTCGACGGCCGCCTACAAGCGCGCCGACCGCAAGATGATGGACGCGATGGAAGGCGCGCCCTACACCGGCGACGCCGATCGCGATTTCGTGTCGCACATGGCCCCGCACCACCAGGGCGCGATCGACATGGCGCAGGTCGAGCTGAAATACGGCAAGGACCCGACGCTGCGCAAGCTCGCGAGCCGGATCATCGCCGCGCAGCGCGACGAGATCGCGCTGATGGAACGCTGGCAGAAGGAACACGGCGCGACGCGCTGA
- a CDS encoding cytochrome d ubiquinol oxidase subunit II, translated as MTGLDLVPLWAGVLALSVLMYVLLDGFDLGVGMLFFWRTDEAERDVMIASVSPVWDFNETWLVLGGTLLLAAFPGAFSVVVPGVYFPVLLMLLGLLFRGVAFEFRGVTGARKRLWSGAFAYGSLVATAAQGAVLGMFVQGFKVVDGRFAGTSWDWVAPFPLLTAAGLVAGYLLLGSTWLVMKGEGPLRAAAQRSARHALVGVIVFIVVVSVWTPLADRGIAARWFAWPNLLVFSPVPVLTAWLAWLAARALRRGRDVLPFVASIGLFFLGFSGLTISLWPHVAPPSVTLWSAASAQVSQEFLMIGTAFMLPVLLLYVCWSYWVFRGKVRGDVGYEHM; from the coding sequence ATGACAGGGCTTGACCTCGTACCGTTGTGGGCCGGCGTGCTCGCGTTGTCGGTGCTGATGTACGTGCTGCTCGACGGCTTCGATCTCGGCGTCGGGATGCTGTTCTTCTGGCGCACCGACGAAGCCGAGCGCGACGTGATGATCGCGTCGGTGTCGCCGGTGTGGGACTTCAACGAGACGTGGCTGGTGCTCGGCGGCACGCTGCTGCTCGCGGCGTTCCCCGGCGCGTTTTCGGTGGTCGTGCCGGGCGTCTACTTTCCGGTGCTGCTGATGCTGCTCGGGCTGCTGTTTCGCGGTGTCGCGTTCGAGTTTCGCGGCGTGACGGGCGCGCGCAAGCGGCTCTGGAGCGGCGCGTTCGCGTACGGCTCGCTGGTGGCGACCGCCGCGCAGGGCGCGGTGCTCGGGATGTTCGTGCAGGGCTTCAAGGTCGTCGACGGGCGCTTCGCCGGCACCAGCTGGGACTGGGTCGCGCCGTTCCCGCTGCTCACCGCGGCCGGCCTCGTGGCCGGTTATCTGCTGCTCGGCTCCACGTGGCTCGTGATGAAGGGCGAAGGGCCGTTGCGGGCGGCCGCGCAGCGCAGCGCGCGCCATGCGCTCGTCGGCGTGATCGTGTTCATCGTCGTGGTCAGCGTCTGGACGCCGCTCGCCGATCGCGGCATCGCCGCGCGCTGGTTCGCGTGGCCGAACCTGCTGGTGTTCTCGCCGGTGCCGGTGCTGACCGCGTGGCTTGCGTGGCTCGCCGCGCGCGCGTTGCGGCGCGGCCGCGACGTGCTGCCGTTCGTCGCGTCGATCGGGCTGTTCTTTCTCGGCTTCTCGGGGCTGACCATCAGCCTGTGGCCGCACGTCGCGCCGCCGTCGGTGACGTTGTGGTCGGCCGCGTCGGCGCAGGTGTCGCAGGAATTTCTGATGATCGGCACCGCGTTCATGCTGCCCGTGCTGCTGCTGTACGTGTGCTGGTCGTACTGGGTGTTTCGCGGCAAGGTGCGCGGCGACGTCGGCTATGAGCACATGTGA
- a CDS encoding FRG domain-containing protein yields MGRDAGKAGPTIDSIASYITALGAARDGTPSRLFRGQCNAGWPLVPSIARQCASPDLEARMLDEFTRRALPHLDPAPNLDACDWLALAQQHGMRTRLLDWSGNALAALWFAVRTANGTGGDGAVWCLSHDADDIATAAERRAPLAVTRTTVFRPRHVMPRITAQDGWFTIHRYDADARCCTPLDEDRALAGRLTRIVVPGECFAAIRRELAGVGVSIGTIFPDLDGIAQLTDIRFFPADEDTHAPR; encoded by the coding sequence ATGGGGCGTGATGCGGGCAAGGCGGGGCCGACGATCGACAGCATCGCGAGCTACATCACCGCGCTCGGCGCGGCGCGGGACGGGACGCCGTCGCGGCTGTTTCGCGGGCAATGCAACGCCGGCTGGCCGCTCGTGCCGAGCATCGCGCGCCAGTGCGCGTCGCCCGACCTCGAGGCGCGGATGCTCGACGAGTTCACGCGGCGCGCGCTGCCGCATCTCGATCCTGCGCCGAACCTCGACGCCTGCGACTGGCTCGCGCTCGCGCAGCAGCACGGGATGCGCACGCGACTGCTCGACTGGTCGGGCAACGCGCTGGCCGCGCTGTGGTTCGCGGTCAGGACCGCCAACGGCACGGGCGGCGACGGCGCGGTGTGGTGCCTGTCGCACGACGCCGACGACATCGCGACGGCCGCCGAGCGGCGCGCGCCGCTGGCGGTGACGCGCACCACGGTATTCCGGCCGCGTCACGTGATGCCGCGCATCACCGCGCAGGACGGCTGGTTCACGATCCATCGCTACGACGCCGACGCGCGGTGCTGCACGCCGCTCGACGAAGATCGGGCGCTTGCCGGGCGCCTCACGCGGATCGTCGTGCCCGGCGAATGCTTCGCCGCGATCCGGCGCGAGCTGGCGGGCGTGGGCGTGAGCATCGGGACGATCTTTCCGGACCTCGACGGCATCGCGCAACTAACGGACATTCGCTTCTTTCCCGCCGATGAGGATACGCATGCGCCGCGGTGA
- a CDS encoding BON domain-containing protein: MTSRTRSTHPLLNLVAAVACGAAAMYFLDPASGRRRRAYVRDKAAAGRDGVADYASAQARRAADHARGAIAGLHADWFAGEADDVQIAERVRAALGHLVAHPRDVDVGVEHGHVRLSGQVEETERHALVDGIAGLRGVQTVEDAMGARSEYKAPPAGPMH, encoded by the coding sequence ATGACCTCCAGAACACGTTCCACTCATCCATTGTTGAATCTGGTCGCGGCCGTCGCATGCGGCGCGGCGGCGATGTACTTTCTCGATCCGGCGTCGGGCCGGCGGCGGCGCGCGTACGTGCGCGACAAGGCCGCTGCGGGCCGGGACGGCGTCGCCGACTATGCGAGCGCTCAGGCGCGGCGCGCGGCCGATCATGCGCGTGGCGCGATCGCCGGGCTGCATGCCGACTGGTTCGCCGGCGAAGCCGACGACGTGCAGATCGCCGAGCGCGTACGCGCCGCATTGGGCCATCTGGTCGCACATCCGCGCGACGTCGACGTGGGCGTCGAGCACGGGCACGTGCGCCTGAGCGGGCAGGTCGAGGAAACCGAGCGGCATGCGCTGGTCGACGGCATCGCCGGGCTGCGCGGCGTGCAGACCGTCGAGGACGCGATGGGCGCGCGCAGCGAATACAAGGCGCCGCCCGCCGGCCCCATGCACTGA
- a CDS encoding DUF1641 domain-containing protein yields MSDRPFSDTTPATPEPGAHNALESLLGSLHRHGFLNFANEVVSANAQMAQRLVDAFDKPGMQSGVQNLMTLLMALSRIPPEQFGKVAFAAADALHHVGAWKSAEHEHVAPGVRGAYRLLHDEALWDALTPLLEGLKVFAQGLEREPPDPASAAAGVSATREGR; encoded by the coding sequence ATGTCCGATCGTCCGTTCTCCGACACGACGCCTGCGACACCCGAACCCGGCGCGCACAACGCGCTGGAGAGCCTGCTGGGCAGCCTGCACCGGCACGGTTTTCTGAACTTCGCGAACGAAGTCGTCAGCGCGAACGCGCAGATGGCGCAGCGGCTCGTCGACGCGTTCGACAAGCCCGGCATGCAATCCGGCGTACAGAACCTGATGACGCTGCTGATGGCGCTGTCGCGGATTCCGCCCGAGCAGTTCGGCAAGGTCGCCTTCGCGGCTGCCGACGCGCTGCATCACGTCGGCGCGTGGAAATCGGCCGAGCACGAGCACGTCGCGCCGGGCGTGCGCGGCGCGTATCGGCTGCTGCACGACGAGGCGCTGTGGGATGCGCTGACGCCGCTGCTCGAAGGGTTGAAGGTGTTCGCGCAGGGGCTCGAGCGCGAGCCGCCTGATCCGGCTTCGGCCGCGGCGGGCGTCAGCGCGACCCGCGAAGGGCGCTGA
- a CDS encoding NUDIX hydrolase, producing the protein MTLPDPSDFPVRAVPLAPLTKERATIVCHRNGRVLLVARRQALRWTLPGGMIRRGESALEAAHRELQEETGLVGLDLAYFFYVDGSAKRHHVFVAKLPPAKHARAGREIALCRWVRLDAVSHWPTSAPTQRIARQLATLCEQHVGACVALSALRGSR; encoded by the coding sequence ATGACGCTCCCCGACCCGTCCGATTTTCCGGTGCGCGCGGTGCCGCTCGCACCGTTGACGAAGGAGCGCGCGACGATCGTCTGCCATCGCAACGGCCGCGTCCTGCTGGTCGCGCGCCGGCAAGCGCTGCGCTGGACGTTGCCGGGCGGCATGATCCGGCGCGGCGAGTCGGCGCTCGAGGCCGCGCATCGCGAACTGCAGGAGGAGACGGGCCTCGTCGGTCTCGACCTCGCGTATTTCTTCTACGTGGACGGCAGCGCGAAACGTCACCACGTATTCGTCGCGAAGCTGCCGCCGGCCAAGCACGCGCGCGCGGGTCGCGAGATCGCGCTGTGCCGCTGGGTTCGCCTCGACGCGGTGTCGCACTGGCCGACCAGCGCACCCACGCAACGCATCGCACGTCAGCTCGCGACGCTCTGCGAGCAGCATGTCGGCGCCTGCGTCGCGCTCAGCGCCCTTCGCGGGTCGCGCTGA
- a CDS encoding SDR family NAD(P)-dependent oxidoreductase, with protein sequence MRVLITGSADGLGQMAARLLVEDGHEVVLHARDEARAQQALDAVPGARAALSGDLACLREMADVAAQANRLGRFDSIIHNAALGYREPRRIETVDGLPHVLAINTLAPYVLTALIDKPRRLIYLSSGLHRSGDASLDDLEWRTRRWDGTAAYSDSKLHDVLLAFAIARRWPDVLSNALEPGWVATKKGGPGAPDDLDAAPRTQVWLAASDDPAARVSGQYFYHLMPRPTHPDAHDPEVQDRLIDECRRLSGVVLPD encoded by the coding sequence ATGAGAGTGTTGATCACAGGATCCGCGGACGGTCTCGGCCAGATGGCGGCGCGGCTCCTCGTCGAGGATGGGCACGAGGTCGTGCTGCATGCCCGTGACGAAGCACGCGCGCAACAGGCGCTCGATGCGGTGCCGGGCGCGCGCGCTGCGCTGTCCGGCGATCTGGCATGCCTGCGCGAAATGGCCGACGTCGCCGCGCAGGCGAACCGGCTGGGACGTTTCGATTCGATCATCCACAACGCGGCGCTCGGGTATCGCGAGCCGCGGCGGATCGAAACGGTCGACGGCTTGCCGCACGTCTTAGCGATCAACACGCTCGCGCCGTACGTACTGACCGCATTGATAGATAAACCGCGGCGGCTGATCTATCTGAGTTCGGGTCTGCATCGCAGCGGCGACGCGAGCCTCGACGATCTCGAATGGCGCACACGCCGATGGGACGGCACGGCCGCGTATTCGGACTCGAAGCTGCATGACGTGCTGCTCGCGTTCGCGATTGCGCGGCGCTGGCCGGACGTGCTGTCGAATGCGCTCGAACCGGGCTGGGTCGCGACGAAGAAGGGCGGCCCCGGCGCGCCCGACGATCTCGATGCGGCGCCGCGCACCCAGGTCTGGCTCGCGGCCAGCGACGATCCCGCGGCGCGCGTCAGCGGGCAGTACTTCTATCATCTGATGCCGCGGCCGACGCATCCGGACGCGCACGATCCCGAAGTGCAGGACCGGCTGATCGACGAATGCCGCCGGCTGTCGGGCGTCGTGCTGCCGGACTAG